GTATTTAGAAACCAGTGTTAACTTAAAAACGATGGAACAATTCCAAGATCTTAAGCCAATTAAAGATTTGCTCGCAGCTCAATACGGTATTCACCACTCGACCATAGAAGTGGTAGTAGGGAACACCTTGCAAATGGAGAATTGTTTTGAACTTGAGTAAACACCTGCTTTATTCAATGTATGCATTAACGCTTATTGCTTTTTTATTTGAAACAACAAATAGCGATATTTGGCTTCAAAATTTGTTATTCAATGCATCCAACCAAACGTGGTTAATTGATAAATATGAAGAGCCTTATCGTTTTATTTTTTACTTGTTGCCTAAATACAGCATTATTTTGTTGGCACTGTCGCTCATTGCTTTTTACGTTATCGCTTGTAGACGCAAGTACTCTAAGCACTTTCAAAAGCGATTATTAGTGGTTATTTTCTCTTTGATGTTAGTGCCGTCAGTCATCGGCGGTTTAAAAGCAACAACCAATGGTGCTTGTCCTGCGCAGCTTGAACTATATGGCGGCGATGTCCCTTATGTTAAGGCGTTTGAATTAATGCCTGAATGGGGTTCTGGGGATTTCCCCCTCTAAAAAGACATAATCCTCTGTAGACCACACTAATAAATGGCTGTGGAGGTAGGTTACTACTTATAAGTGTGGCAAATTAGGTAGATATCGTACATTTTAATACGGAACAGCCCTGATATGGCCATCAAAAACGAAATTTCTATTCTCACGAGAGCAGAACAGGCAGATCTTTATTCCCCACCCATTTTTTCAATCGAAGAACAACGTCTGTATTTTTCTCTGAACGATGGGGAATTGGCAGTTTTTCGGTCAATTCGTCTCAGAGCTCATAGATGTTACTTTGTCGCGATTTTGGGATACTTTAAATCAAAGCCCGTCATCCTAG
The Shewanella vesiculosa DNA segment above includes these coding regions:
- a CDS encoding phosphatase PAP2 family protein: MSKHLLYSMYALTLIAFLFETTNSDIWLQNLLFNASNQTWLIDKYEEPYRFIFYLLPKYSIILLALSLIAFYVIACRRKYSKHFQKRLLVVIFSLMLVPSVIGGLKATTNGACPAQLELYGGDVPYVKAFELMPEWGSGDFPL